The window AGGAGATGACGTTGGACACGCGAATCGCCAGCGCATAATCGTGGCGCAGCACGGCGAACGGCAACAGCGAGGGCAGCACAACCATCACGGCCACGAACACGCAGGCCAGCGCCCCGGCGAAATCCTCGCGCTTAAGCCGCACCGGCTGGGGTTCGCTCTCGCGCAGGCGATCAACGAGGTCAACGTAGAGCAGTCGCCGCTCCGTTTCGCGGGTGATCGGTTCCAGCACGAAGCCCAGTTCGTCGTCTACGGCCTTAATCGCCTCTTCGACCGTATCGGCCGACTGGATGTACCACAGCACGCGGTGTTTCTCGCTGCGTTCCAGCACCTCGGTGAGGATGTAGACGATGCCATCGATGATGCCCCAGGCCAGGATCGCCAGGAAGGCGGCGACGAGCAAATCGTTCACATAGTCGGCCGATACAACTTCGCCCGGCCCCAGCTTGATGACGCGGAAAGCCAGGGTGAAGGTCAGCAGAATGAGGATGCTGTAGATCGTCTCGGCCAGCCGGTCGATGGGATCGAGCAGATGATCGAGGAAGCCCTCGCTGGGTTTGGCCCGTCGCCGGCCTCGGGAATGAACACGCGCGGTCATGGTTTATCTCACCGATCAGTCGCGCCTCGCCCGGCGCGGTTTAGGGTGGAATAGTAGCATGTCGCGGCGGGAATCAAAACGGATTCGCGATGGTCAATTGCTACGCCCTATCCGGCGGAAGCGGGTACAATTCATGCTGTCGTTCAAAACAAGAGGCGCTTTTGCGGAGGGAAGTTATGGTAGAGCCAATCGAAGGGGAAGTCGGCAGCACATTTATCTCCACCGGCCATTTACCGTCATCGGGAATGGTGCAGGCGTTGGTCGATCAGGCGCGGGAACGGTTTAAGGACAATGACGAGGGGCAAAACGCGTCCCACTATCCGGCTCTGGCCCTCGTGCCGCGCGATCTGTTCGGCATCTGTCTCACCGGGTCGGATGGCCAGGTATTCACCGCCGGCGATGTGGACGTTGACTTCACCATCATGAGCATCGCCAAGCCGTTCACGCTGGCCCTGATCTATCAGGTGCTGGGCGCGGAGATCGTGCGGCAAAAGGTTGGCCTAAACGCCACTGGCCTGCCGTTCAACTCCGTTCAGGCCATCGAACTGCACCCCGACCGCAAGACCAACCCCATGGTCAATCCGGGGGCGCTGGCGACGGTGAGCCTGGTGCCGGGGCGGACGGCCGAAGACAAGTGGAGCTTCATCCGCGAAGGTCTTTCCCGTTTCGCCGGCCGCGAACTGACGCTCAACGAACAGATCTACGCCTCGGCCTCGGCTTCCAATTCGCGCAATCGGGGCATCTCGCGCATCCTCTACGACTACAAGCGCCTCTACTTCGATCCCGAGGAGACGACCGACGTCTACACCCGGCAATCGTCGCTCAATGTGACGGCGCGCGATCTGGCGGTCATGGCCGCCACGCTGGCCGATGGCGGAGTCAATCCGCTGACGGGCGAGCGCGTGATCGAGGCTTCCCACTGCCGCCACGTCCTGGCCGTCATGGTCATCTCCGGCATGTACAACTCCTCCGGCGAATGGCTGTTCGACGTGGGCCTGCCGGCCAAGAGCGGGGTGGGTGGGGGCATCATCACCGTCGCGCCGGGCAAGGGCGGCATGGCCACCTTTGCCCCGCCGCTCGACCCCTCCGGCAACAGCATCCGGGGCAAGCTGGCGACGATGTTCCTCTCGGAGCGGTTGGGCCTGAATATGCTGGCTTCCGCGTCGGCTTGATAACGAACCGCTATAGACCTGACAGGTTGGCGGCCTGAGCCTGTGTCCAACCTGTTCCTGCACCACCGACCTGCCAGGTCTAGGTCTGGAAGGGGCGCGCCCGCCTATTTGGCCGGCGCTTTCTTGCGACTCCGAGGTTTGGGCTTAGTCACCTCGACCGGCGGCGGCGGTGGCTCATCGCCCGGCGCGTAATCGGGTAGCCCCAACGCCGGGAAGATCGCCAGCAGCGCGAACGCGCCCAAGATCAGGAACGACGCCCGCAACGCCCGCAGCCGGGCCATCTCGTTGATATTCACTGCCATGGCAACCTGCTCCGGCGTGGCCGTCGTTTGGGCCAGGAAGTCATCCAACTGATCGTTGGAGATGAAGTTGACGTTGTCCAGATTGACCTGTCGCAGCAGCGCGCGCGGAGGATTGGCCTGAGCGATGGCGCTGCTGATGAACAAGCTCAGCAGCCCCACGGCCACCACCCCGGCAAAGGCCGTCCCCAACGCCGTGGAGAGATTATTGGCCACGCCCCGTAGCGCGCCGACGTCGCCGGCCAGCGATTTGGGGGCCGAGGTCACCATGACGTTGAACAGCAGCGTCAGCAGCGAGCCTTCGCCCAGCCCGACCAGCAACAGGCCCAGGATGACCATGGCCGTGCCCCAATTGTTGCCCACCACGAACGACAGCAGCGTCAGGCCGGCGGCCACCAGAGCAAAGGCCACGATGGCAATGCGGCGCGGCGTAAAGCGGTCGTAGAACCGGACGATGAAGATGGCCGACGCGGCGATTGACAGGGTGTAGGGCACGACAGCGATGGCCGTCTGCATCGTCGTGCGCCCCTGGACGATCTGGATGAACAGCGGGATCAGAAAGTTGACCGCCGGCCCCAGCGCGCCGATGACCAGCAGGCAGATAATCGTCGCCCGTTCCGTGGGCGAATCGAGCACTTCCAGCGACAGCAGCGGCATCCGGCCCAACTCCGCGCGCTGGTGGGACCAGGCGAAGAAGGCCTGGAACAGCAGCAGGCCGAAGACGACGAACAGCATCGCCGGCGACAGACCGACCAGGTTGAACGGCGCGTTGCTGCTCGCCAGCACAATGCCCCAATTATTGAGGTTGTTGAAGCCGAAGCTGATCAGGATGACGGCGATGGCCGACAGGGCCACGCCGATGGCATCGATTTTGACCCCGCTCTGCCGCGGCACGGGGTGCAGCCGGAAGCTGAGCAGGAACACGACAATCGAGACGAAAGTCAGTAGGCCAAACGAGTAACGCCAACTGAGATAAGTCCCCAGGAAGCCGGCCACGAAAAAGGCCAGCGCCCCGGAGAGGGCGGGGGTGGCCGCCAGGATGCCCAACGCCTGCGATTTCTGCGGGCCACTATAATTGGCGGCGATGAGCACGACCAGCGTGGGCACGAGCGCCGCCGCCGCCAGCCCGGCCATTGCCTGGGCCGCGTTCATCATGCTGGCGTTCTGGCTGATCGCCATGACGGCCATCGCCAGGCCGTGGAGGAGCACCGTTATCTGGAAGACGAGCCGGTCGCCGAAAATCTTGCCCAGCTTGGCGCCCACCATGACAAAGGCCGCCACAAAGAGGGAGTAGACGACCAGCGCCGTCCCCACACCTGTGGAGGGTACATTCAACTCTTCGACGATTGGCCCGATAGAGACCGGAATCGCGTTCACGTTGAAGGCCATTTGCATTTGGGCCAGGACGATGATGCCCATGTAGAGCCACGTGACTTTTTCGGGCGTATTGACGTTTGCTACAGCTTGTTTGCTCATAGAATTTACCATTACCGGCTAGATGATGGCGACGGCGGCTGGAAGTTGGCTCAACTCATGGGGCCGCTTCCAGCCGATCTGATTATTGCCCTTCGCTGCCCCAGCGTTCGGCCAGTTTAATGCACATCTCGGTGGCGTAGCCCATATCCTGGACGCTGACCCACTCCAGCGGGCCGTGGATGTTTTGCATCCCGGTGAACAGATTGGGCGTGGGCACGCCTTTCTCGGTCAGGCGCGAGCCGTCGGTGCCGCCCCGGATGGGCATGAAGTAGTGCTCGATGCCGGCCGCGGCGTAGGCATCGACCGCCATGTCCACCGGGCGCATATCTTTTTCCAGCCAGTAGCGCATGTTGCGGTATTGCGGCGTCACCTCGCAGGTGATGTGGGCGCGCGGCTCGGTGGCCTGGATCGTGGCGCAGACCTGCCGGATCAAGGCTCCCTGGGCTTCCAGTTCGGCCATCTCGAAATCGCGCAGGATGAAATGCAGCTCGGCCGCCGCCGCCCCGCCGTTGATGGCGTAGATGTGGATGAAGCCCTGCCGGCCCTCGGTCGTCTCCGGCGTCAGTGTCACCTGCGGCAGCGTATCGATGATCTTGGCCGCCAGATGGAGGGCGTTAACCAGTTGATCTTTGGCCTGGCCGGGGTGGATGGACACGCCCTGCACCTTGACGGTGGCCTTGTCGGCCGAGAAGGTCTCATAGACCAGTTCGCCCAGCTCCGCGCCGTCCAGCGTATAGGCGAACTCGGCCCCCAGATCGCCCGGCAAATCGGCATGGACGCCGCGGCCGATCTCCTCGTCAGGCGTGAAGCAGATGCGGATGGGGCCGTGGGGGATTTCGGGATGGGCCAGCAGATGGCGGGCGGCGGCCATGATGATGGCGATGCCCGCCTTGTCGTCGGCTCCCAGCAGCGTCGTGCCGCTGGCGGTCACGATGTCGTCGCCGATCTTGGCCGCCAGATAGGGGAACGCCTGGGCCGAGAGCACCTGCTCCGGGTCGTCGGGCAGCACGATGTCGCCGCCGTCGTAGCCGCGATGGACGATGGGCTTCACGCCGAAGGCGTTGAAGGCCGGCGAGGTATCCACGTGGGCCAGAAAGGCGATGGTGGGGATGTCGCCGGCGACGGTGGCCGGGATGGTCGCCAGCGCCGCGCCATACTCGGTCAGACGCACGTCCTGCGCGCCGATCTCGTTGAGTTCGTCGACGAGCAGCTTGAGCAGGTCGTACTGGATTTCCGTGCTGGGCGAGGTGGGGGATTTTTCGTCGCTGGGCGTGTCGATCTTGCAATAGCGCACCAGGCGCTCCTCGACCTCGGCATCGAATTGGGTTGTCATTGTTTCCTCGTAGAAGAGAAGAGAATCCACAGATTGCACATATTACACAGATTCATAGCAGCAATCCGTGGGCTTCTCAACAATTGTTTGGCGCAAGGGAGGCGGCCGCCGGCCGCCTCCCTTGCGCCGTAGTTGGTGGAATGCGCGGCTACATGACCGGCGGGTAGCCGGGGCCGAGCGGAATGCCCAGGACGTACCACAGGATGAACAGGATGATCCAGGCCACGGCCAGGATGAGCGTGTAGGGCAGCATCATGGCGATGACCGTGCCGATGCCCGAATCCTTGCGGTAGCGCTGCATGACCGTGATGATGAAGGGCAGATAGACCATGAGCGGCGTGATGACGTTCATGGGCGAATCGCCGATGCGGTAGGCGGCCAGCACCGTCTGCGGCGCGGTGCCCAGGCGGATGAACAAGGGCACGAAGATAGGCGCGAAGATGGCCCATTTCGGCATCGCGCCGGGGATGATGATGTCGAGCATCATAATGACGACGATGAAGCCGACCAAAAGCGGGATCGCGCCGATGTTGGCCTGTTCCAGCCAGCCGGCCAGCGTCACGGCGATGACGCTGGGCATGTTGCTATAGTTGAAGTAGGCGATGAACTGGCTGATCATCAACAACATGAAGACCAGACCGGCCAGACCGGCGAAGGTCTTGGTGACGGCCTTGATCACGTCGCCGCTGCCACTGAAGGTCTTGGCCCCGTAGCCGTAGCCGATGCCGGCCATGAGGAAGACGAGCATGATGATGAACAGCAGACTGTCCATGAACGGCGTGGCGCCGATGATGCCGCCGGTCACCGGGTCGCGCAACGGCGCGCCGGGGAAGACGGTCAGCAGGAAGACGATGAGAATCACGGCCCCCGCGCCCAGACCGGCGAAGCGCATACCGCGGCCCTGGGCCGCCTTGTCCAGCTTGACGTCGGTTGTCGTTTGCGCGCCCGGTTCGGGCACGAAGGCCCCCACGCGCGGCTCGACGATGCGGTCAGTGATGAGCGCGGCGATGATGCTCAACAGGATCGACAGGACGACCTGGAAGTACAGGTTCGAGACGATGGTGATCGGTTGGCCGCCGGCCAGGGCGATGGCCTCGTTGGTGATCTCGGTCAGCATGGCGTCGAGCGGCGTGATCAGGATATTGATGGCGAAGATGGCGCTGACACCGCCATAGGCCGCGGCCACGCCCACCAGCGGGTTGCGTTTCACGCTGAGGAAGGCGGCCGCGCCGAGCGGTATCAGGATCAGATAGCCCGCGTCCGTGGCGACGCTGGACAACACACCAACAAAGATGATGATGAACGATAGCATCCAGCGCGGCGAGACTTCGACCAGGTTATGGATCAGGGCCGTCATCAGCCCCGACTCCTCGGCCACGCCCGCGCCCATCATCGCCACGAAGACGACGGCCACCACGCCAAACCCGGCGAAATTGGACACGAAGGAGGTGAAGATAAAACGGATACCCTCCGTGTCCAGCAGGCTGCGAATGGGGATGATCGTCTCCTGAATCTCGAAATCGGTATCCAGCGGTTCGGCCGGGAAATCCTCCAGAGGCTCGGTGGAATCGGCATAAAATTCCGTTTCCGCGCCGTCGGTGATGGGTACGGCGATCTGCTCGGTGACGCTGACACCCATCCAGGCCATCAGGGCCGACAATACGATGATGCCGATGATCAAATACAGGAACATCAGCACCGGGTGGGGAACCTTGTTGCCGATCCGCTCGACGGTTCCCAGCCACCCACTGGTTTCGGGCTTTGCTGCAGGGGCTTTGGACATGAAAATCTCCTCTTTTTCCGCAATAAATAACGGTCGCCAATAATCACGAACAGGCCCGGCTCTCGTCCGGCTAATCCCTTTTCCAGCCGGACGAGAGCCGCTATAGGTAAGGCTACTGGGCGTAGCCTCTCAGGAACTCGGTCAGCAAACGTACCCCCACGCCCGTGCCGCCGTGGGCGTCATACGGCTTGGACGGCGCGCCGGCCCAGGCGGTGCCGGCAATGTCCAGGTGGACGAAGGGGTAGTCGCCCACAAAGGCGGCCAGAAATGCTCCGGCGGTGATTGATCCGCCTTCACGGCCGCCGATGTTTTTCAGATCGGCGATCTCGCTCTTGATCATGTCGTGGTACTCTTGCCACAGGGGCAATTGCCACACGCGCTCGCCGCTGATCTCGCCGGCCCGGCTCACGCGCTCGGCCAGCAGATCGTCGGTCGCGACCATGCCCGTGGCATGGGAACCGAGGGCAATGATGATGGCTCCGGTCAGCGTCGAGAGTTCGACGATGGCCGCCGGGTTATAGCGTTGGGCGTAGTGGAGGGCGTCGGCCAGGATGATGCGCCCCTCGGCGTCGGTATTGAGCACCTCGATCGTCTTGCCGCTCAGCGTCGTCACCACGTCACCGGGGCGATAGGACGTGCCGCTGGGCATATTCTCGGCCGACGACACCAGGCCGACGACGTGCAACGGCAGCCCTAGCTCGGCCACGATTTGCATCGCGCCGAAGACGGCCGCCGACCCGCCCATGTCGGACTTCATGGTGTCCATGGCCTCGGCCGGCTTGATCGACAGGCCGCCGGAGTCGAACGTCAGCCCCTTGCCCACGAGGCAGATCGTCGGCGTGCCCTCTTGGGCCGCGCCATACTCCATGATGATGAAGCGCGGATCGTTGGCCGACCCCTGGCCCACGGCCAGGATGCCGCCAAAGCCCTGCTCGGTCAATTGCGCTTTGTCAAGCACGGTGGCTTTCAGACCCACACGCTGTTCAAGCTCAATCGCCTCTTCGCCCATGCGCGCGGGAGTCATGGCGTAGCCGGGGCTGTTCACCAGGTCGCGGGCGAACATCACGCCGCGGGCGACGATCTGCCCGGTGGCGATACCGGCGCGGACATCGGCCTCGCGCTCGTCGCCGGTATAGACGGTGGCGCTCTCCACGACGAACGTCTGCTCGGTGGTCAGGCCGGTGCGGTACTTCCAGTAGCGATAGGCGCCCAGATGAAGCCCCTCGGCCAACGCCTGGCCGGTGGCCGCGCCGTCGAGCGGCAGGTCATCGACCACGCCGATGCTGAGGGCCGCCACCTGAAGTTCGCGCGCCTGCCTCACGGCCGTGGCCGCGGCGCGGCGCACACTCTCGGCGGTCACTTTATCGCGCTTGCCCAACCCCACCAGCAGCAGACGGCGCGCGGCGACCGCGCCGCGTGGGTAGAGCAAAAGCGTCTGCCCGGCCCGGCCGCGAAAATCGTCCGGTTCCAGCAGCCCCGCCGCCGCGTCGGGCAGCGCCGCGTCTTCAAAGGCGGCGAGGACGGCCAGATCGGACGCCTCGCGCAGTACATTGCCGGATTTGACAGTGATATTCATGGTTACTCCTGGCCTATGGCCCTAGCGAGACTTGGCTGGTTTAGGTGCTCGTTTCACAGTGCGCGGCGGTTCCGGGGGTTGATAGCCCACCGGCAGATCCCCGCTCTGGAATCCGGGCATATGGCCGGCGGGTATGATCGCCAGCAGCGACATCCCGGCCAGCAACAGCAGCGTCATCTTCAGCGAGCGCAGGCGGGCCACCTCATTGATCGCCACCGCCTTGGCTACTTCGTCGGCCGTGGCCGACGTGCCGCCCAGGGCCTGCTCCACCTGACCATTGGTCAGGAAGTTGACGTTGTCGAAGTTCACCTGGTCGATGACTTCCTGGGAGATGACGGGGCTGGCGACCGCCTCGCGTTGCAGCATGCCGCCCAACAGGGCCACGGCTATCGCGGTCGAGACGGCGATGCCGACGCTGCCGGAGATGTTATGCGTCAGGCCGCGCCACGCGCCGACATCACCGGCCAGTTCCTTGGGCGAGGCCGAGAGCAGCGTGTTGAATACCAGGGCGACGATACAGCCCTGCGCCAGACCGAGGGTGATCAACCCCAACACGACCACCGGCTGGCTCCACTCGTTGCGAATGGCGAAAGCCAGCAAGGTGAGGGCCGCGGCCACGACCACGAAGCCCACCCGCGCGATCTGGCTGGGCGAGAAGCGATCGTAGAGGCGCACGACGAGCGTGTTGGCGATGAAGATCGATAGCGTATAGGGGATGATCGAGAAGGACGTGGCGATGCCCGTCATACCCTGCACCACCTGCATATAGAGCGGCAGCAGGAAGCTGGTGCCGGTGCCCACGAACAGCATGAGGGCCATGCAGGCCACCGTGGCCCGCTCCTGGGGCGTGTCGAGTACCTTCAGGGAGAAGACGACCGGCTTGTTCTCGGCCATGCGCCGGCGCGTCCAGCTCAGGAACGCCTGGGCAAAGATGACGGCCAACACCAGCAGGAAGGGCACGGGCGACAACCCCAACAGCGTGAAAGGCGCGTTCGACGTCGCCAGTAACGGCCCCCAGGTATTGAGGAAGCTGAAGCCGATGCTGATGAGCAGGACGGTGACCGACGATAGCAGCGCGCCGCGCCAATCGATCACCAGGTCGCGCTGCGGCGCGATGGGCTTGAGTCGCCAACTGAGCGCGAAGTTGAGCGCGCCCAGCACGGCCAGCAACACGAACGACCAGCGCCAGCCGACCGTCGTCGCCAGATAACCGGCGATGATGAGCGAGATGACCTGCGCCAAGGGAATGGCCGAGGCCAGAAAGCCGATGGCCTGCGCCTGTTGCCGGCCTTTGTAATTGGCGGCAATCAACACGGTCAGGGCTGGGGCCGAGAGGGCCACCGACGCGCCGGAGAAGGCCTGGGCCACGAACAACATCGTTCCGTTGCGCGCCAGGGCGATGATGAGCGCCGCCAGCGCGGGCACGAGCACGCCGATCTGGAAGGCGCGCCGGATGCCGATCTTGGCCCCCAGCTTCGCGCCCAACAAGATGAAGGACGCCATGGCGAACGTACCGGTTGTCAGGGCCGTCCCCACGGACGTGGCCGGGATGTTCAAATCCTGGGTGATGCCGGTGATGGAGACGTTGAAGGCGTTGAAGGATAACTGTATCTGGCACAACATGACAATGATGAGGGGTAGCCAGCCGGCCCGGGTTTCATTGTCAACGACATTTGAGAGGGACACGTTTTTTGACATTTTGTTGCTTGTCCGATGATGATGATGATTCGCTACTGATCGGTCATGCGGGCTAACTCTTCCAGATAGACGATGGCCGTCTCGATGCCCCGATGGAACATCTCAATCGTGAAGCGCTCATTGGGCGAGTGCAGCCCGTCGTCGTCCAGGCCGTAGCCCATCATTACCACCGGGATGCCCATCAGGTCGGCGATCTCGGCCACGACGGGGATGCTGCCGCCGCCGCGGGTGAACACCGGCGTCGCGCCCCAGCCCTTCTCGTAGGCCAGCGAAGCGGCTTGCATCTCCGGAATGTCGAACGGGAACAGCGCCGGCTTGCCGGTGGTGATGAGGCGTACCTCGACGGTCACGGTCGGCGGGGTGATGGACGCGACGTAGCTCTTGAGCAACTCGAAGATCTTGTGCGGGTCCTGATTGCCCACCAGGCGTGAGCTAATCTTGCAGCCCGCCTTGGAGGGCACGATGGTTTTGGGGCCGGGGCCGGTCCAGCCGCTCCACAGGCCGTTGATGTCCAGCGTCGGCCGCGCGGCGATGCGCTCGCGGATATTGAACGCGGCGTCGCCCCACACGGCGGGCACGCCGGTGGAGGCCTTGTACTGTTCCTCGGTCAGGTCGGTCTTGGCGATCATCGCCCGCTCGTCGGCCGTCAACGGTACGACGTCGTCATAGAAGCCGGGAATGGCGATGGTGTTGTCGGCGTTATAGAGCTTGCCCAGGATTTCGACCAGGGCCAGGGCCGGGTTGTGCACCGCGCCGCCCCACAGGCCGCTGTGCAGGTCATCGGTGGGGCCGTGGACTTCGATCTCGACGTAGGTCATGCCGCGCAGGCTGTGGAGGATAGCCGGCTCTTCGATGGAGCGCATCGACGTATCGCTGATGATGCACACGTCGCCGCGCAGCAGCTCCAGGTGTTCCTTGATGAAGGGCACCAGATTGGGCGAGGATACTTCCTCTTCGCCCTCGAGGAGCATCTTGACGTTGACCGGCGCGCGGCCGGCGGTCTTCAGGTAGGATTCCAGGGCCTTGACGTGGATGAACAGTTGCCCCTTGTCGTCGGTGGCCCCACGAGCGTAGATTTTGCCGTCTTTCTCCACCGGCTCGAACGGGTCGGTATGCCAGCCGTCTTCCATCAGGGCGGGCACGACGTCGTAATGGCCGTAGACCAGCACGGTGGGCTTGTCGGGGCCGGCGCCCAGCCATTCACCATAGACGACGGGGTGGCCGGCCGTGGGCATGATGGCGACGTTGTCCAGCCCCAGACCGCGCATATGCTCATCAAGCCACGCCGCCATGCGGCGGATGTCGCCGGCGTGGGCCGGGTCGCCGCTCAGGCTGGGGATGCGCAACATCTCGTGCAGTTCCAGCCTAAATCGTTCGGCGTTTTCGCGGGAATATTGGCGGGCCGCAGTACTCAACTCTTCCATGTGAACGTAGTTACTCCTTATCTGGTCTCTTCATCGAGAAAGAGATGAACCGAGATGTATGAGAGAACTGGCGGCACGATCGATTGGCTCCCACCCATACGAAATGAGGAGATCGAGCGATCTCTCCAACCAAGTTTCTCAATTGTCAACGTAAAATAGGGCGGCTGTCCCCGGCACCCTATCGTCATTATATTGAAGACTTTCGTCTAATACAATGTTCTAAAGGCCAAGCAATTGTCGTTTCTTGGCCTCGAAGTCGTCGGCGGTGATGATGCCCATATCGCGCAACTCGGCCAGTTGTTTCAGTTCGGTAATATAGTCCGGCGCGGCGGGGGCAGGCGGCGCGCTGGGGGCAACCGGGGCGACGGTCGCGGCCGGGGCGACGGTCGCGGCCGGGGCAGCGGGTGCGGCCGGGGCCGCGCTCGCGGTCGGGGCGGCAGCCTCCGGCCCGACGGCTTCGATGGCGGCCACGTCGGCGTCGGTCAACTCCTGCGTTTCGATATCGAGTTCATCGATGGCCGCTTCCAGTTGTTCTTCGGTCAAATCTTCGGGCTTTTTGCCGGTGTGGGCCTCAATGCGCTGGGCGTCTGCCTGTTTCATCTTGATGGCCGAGGCCGTGCTGCCCACGGCGATGGCGACCAGGCCGCCGGTCAAAATGATACGCCGGCGACGCATGCGGATGCGGCGGCGGTGTATCCGCCTAACACTGCGGCGAGTCGAACGGAGTGAACTTCGTCTTCTCATCGTTTTCCACCTATAGGTAAAGTGACTTAGGATACTGATCCAATTATGGCAGTCAATTGCCGTAATATCAATAAAATACCGTATTTCTTATCGAAGCCCGGCATTTTGATTTTATCCGGCCTCTTCTTCATCCTCGACAGCCGGCTCATCGGGGATACGCCCATACAGGTAGGCCAGTTCGGTCAGCCCCAACGCGATCCCCGCCGCGCGGGCGTTGAACATTTCCCGCGTGTAGCGCCACTGCCACCAGCCGCCTTCCTTGCCGGGGTAATTCATGCGCGCTTCGTTATCGAGCACGAACAAATCCTGCATGGGGATGATGGCGATGGCCGACACCGAGGCGTAGGCCAGCCGGATGATGTCCCAGACGATGTCGCGGCCCGACGACGCCGTATAACGGCGCACGTGGTCGCGCTCGGCCTCGCTGGCGTTCAGATACCAGCCCAGGGTGGTTTCGTTGTCGTGGGTTCCGGTATAGACGACCGAGTTCTGGGTGAAGGTATGGGGTAGGAAGGTGCTGTTGCGCTCGCCGCCGAAGGCGAACTGGAGGATCTTCATCCCCGGAAAGGCGAAGCGGTCGCGCAGGGCCTCCACTTCGGGGGTAATGACGCCCAGGTCTTCGGCGATGATCGGCAGATCGCCCAACTTGGCCTTGATGGCCTCGAAGACGGCCGCGTTCGGCCCCTTGACCCATTGGCCCACGACGGCCGTCGGTTCCGACGCCGGGATCTCCCAATAGCCCTCGAAGCCGCGGAAGTGATCGATGCGCACGATGTCGGCCTGCACGAGGTTCATGTGGATGCGTTGCACCCACCAACTGTAATTATCGGCGGCCATCTTCTCCCAGTTATAGAGCGGGTTGCCCCAGCGTTGGCCCGTCGCGCTGAAATAGTCCGGCGGCACCCCGGCCACCACCGTGGGCGAGCCGTCTTTCTTCAGATGGAACAGGTCGGGATGCGACCACACGTCGGCGCTATCGTAGGCGACAAAGATGGGAATGTCGCCGATGATCTTGATGCCCCGCTCGTTGGCGTAGGCTTTCAATTCCAGCCATTGTTTGTAGAACAGGAATTGCTGGAATTTGTGCAGCTCGATCTCGCCCGCCAGTTGGTTCGTCCACTGCTTCATGGCCCGCACCTGACGCTTGGCAATGGCGCTGGGCCACAGATTCCACACCCCGCCCTCTTGCTCCTTATGGTACTCCTTCAGGGCCATGAA is drawn from Candidatus Promineifilum breve and contains these coding sequences:
- a CDS encoding MFS transporter yields the protein MSKNVSLSNVVDNETRAGWLPLIIVMLCQIQLSFNAFNVSITGITQDLNIPATSVGTALTTGTFAMASFILLGAKLGAKIGIRRAFQIGVLVPALAALIIALARNGTMLFVAQAFSGASVALSAPALTVLIAANYKGRQQAQAIGFLASAIPLAQVISLIIAGYLATTVGWRWSFVLLAVLGALNFALSWRLKPIAPQRDLVIDWRGALLSSVTVLLISIGFSFLNTWGPLLATSNAPFTLLGLSPVPFLLVLAVIFAQAFLSWTRRRMAENKPVVFSLKVLDTPQERATVACMALMLFVGTGTSFLLPLYMQVVQGMTGIATSFSIIPYTLSIFIANTLVVRLYDRFSPSQIARVGFVVVAAALTLLAFAIRNEWSQPVVVLGLITLGLAQGCIVALVFNTLLSASPKELAGDVGAWRGLTHNISGSVGIAVSTAIAVALLGGMLQREAVASPVISQEVIDQVNFDNVNFLTNGQVEQALGGTSATADEVAKAVAINEVARLRSLKMTLLLLAGMSLLAIIPAGHMPGFQSGDLPVGYQPPEPPRTVKRAPKPAKSR
- a CDS encoding SHOCT domain-containing protein, with translation MRRRRIILTGGLVAIAVGSTASAIKMKQADAQRIEAHTGKKPEDLTEEQLEAAIDELDIETQELTDADVAAIEAVGPEAAAPTASAAPAAPAAPAATVAPAATVAPVAPSAPPAPAAPDYITELKQLAELRDMGIITADDFEAKKRQLLGL
- the malQ gene encoding 4-alpha-glucanotransferase, whose translation is MNFERSVGVLLHPTSLPSRYGIGDLGDSAYQFVDFLVAARQQLWQLLPLGPTGYGDSPYQSFSAFAGNPLLISPDRLVAEGFLPAEAVAAVPAFPTTKVDFGPVIDYKRELMRQAYAYFQAGGAAEQRDAYERFCANTAYWLDDFALFMALKEYHKEQEGGVWNLWPSAIAKRQVRAMKQWTNQLAGEIELHKFQQFLFYKQWLELKAYANERGIKIIGDIPIFVAYDSADVWSHPDLFHLKKDGSPTVVAGVPPDYFSATGQRWGNPLYNWEKMAADNYSWWVQRIHMNLVQADIVRIDHFRGFEGYWEIPASEPTAVVGQWVKGPNAAVFEAIKAKLGDLPIIAEDLGVITPEVEALRDRFAFPGMKILQFAFGGERNSTFLPHTFTQNSVVYTGTHDNETTLGWYLNASEAERDHVRRYTASSGRDIVWDIIRLAYASVSAIAIIPMQDLFVLDNEARMNYPGKEGGWWQWRYTREMFNARAAGIALGLTELAYLYGRIPDEPAVEDEEEAG
- a CDS encoding dipeptidase; the encoded protein is MEELSTAARQYSRENAERFRLELHEMLRIPSLSGDPAHAGDIRRMAAWLDEHMRGLGLDNVAIMPTAGHPVVYGEWLGAGPDKPTVLVYGHYDVVPALMEDGWHTDPFEPVEKDGKIYARGATDDKGQLFIHVKALESYLKTAGRAPVNVKMLLEGEEEVSSPNLVPFIKEHLELLRGDVCIISDTSMRSIEEPAILHSLRGMTYVEIEVHGPTDDLHSGLWGGAVHNPALALVEILGKLYNADNTIAIPGFYDDVVPLTADERAMIAKTDLTEEQYKASTGVPAVWGDAAFNIRERIAARPTLDINGLWSGWTGPGPKTIVPSKAGCKISSRLVGNQDPHKIFELLKSYVASITPPTVTVEVRLITTGKPALFPFDIPEMQAASLAYEKGWGATPVFTRGGGSIPVVAEIADLMGIPVVMMGYGLDDDGLHSPNERFTIEMFHRGIETAIVYLEELARMTDQ